A window from Carassius gibelio isolate Cgi1373 ecotype wild population from Czech Republic chromosome B3, carGib1.2-hapl.c, whole genome shotgun sequence encodes these proteins:
- the LOC127952767 gene encoding gastrula zinc finger protein XlCGF8.2DB-like, with protein MAFIKEESEDFRIEEVFSLKQEETEEQTDLLVLKEENQDLNEMEQTDQYEKKHALITGKKSTQTKTTSLRKSAQKTKSKSTSSFTCHHCGRNCGEKRKLQMHMRVHTGERPFPCQQCEKRFTQQGALNRHMRTHTGEKPYTCQQCGNSFNQKGHLKNHMRTHTGEKPYTCQQCGSSFAQKPHLKNHMRTHLGEKPFTCQQCGKSYTQKSTLRSHMSIHTGEKPYTCEQCGKKFPGKRNLKIHMRVHTQEKPYPCKYCGKSFTHMCTRNYHMRVHTGPKLYTCDRCGKTLTTEFSLKCHKIRHTGKKPFKCDQCGRRFIRKLSLNYHMKTHSAEKCCKCAQCGKSFSHRGSLNSHIKKQHTQEKPVGRASHK; from the coding sequence acCTGTTGGTGCTGAAAGAGGAGAATCAAGATCTGAATGAAATGGAACAAACAGATCAGTATGAGAAAAAACATGCTTTAATAACTGGTAAAAAATCCACACAGACTAAAACAACATCTTTACGAAAAAGCGCTCAgaaaactaaatctaaatctacCAGCTCTTTCACCTGCCATCACTGTGGAAGGAATTGCGGTGAAAAACGAAAACTTCAAatgcacatgagagttcacactggagagagaccATTTCCCTGCCAACAGTGTGAAAAGAGGTTCACTCAACAAGGGGCCCTTAACAGGCACATGAGAACTCACacaggagagaagccttacacatgccaacagtgtggaaacagTTTCAATcaaaaaggacaccttaaaaatcacatgagaactcacacaggagagaagccttacacttgccaacagtgtggaagCAGTTTCGCACAAAAACCACACCTTAAAAATCACATGAGAACTCACTtgggagagaagcctttcacctgtcagcagtgtggaaagagttataCACAGAAAAGCACCCTTCGTTCCCACATGagcattcacactggagagaagccttatacATGTGAGCAGTGTGGAAAGAAGTTCCCTGGAAAACGGAACCTTAAAatccacatgagagttcacactcaAGAGAAGCCTTACCCTTGCAAGTATTGTGGGAAGAGTTTTACACATATGTGCACCCGTAATtaccacatgagagttcacactggaccAAAGCTGTACACATGTGATCGTTGTGGAAAGACCCTCACAACAGAATTTAGCCTTAAGTGTCACAAGATTAGGCACACTGGAAAGAAACCCTTcaaatgtgatcagtgtggaaggCGTTTCATACGGAAGTTAAGCCTTAATTACCACATGAAGACTCATTCGGCAGAGAAATGCTGTAAATgtgctcagtgtggaaagagtttcagtcaTCGAGGTAGCCTCAATTCTcacattaaaaaacaacacacTCAAGAGAAGCCTGTAGGAAGAGCTTCTCACAAATAG